A segment of the Coffea arabica cultivar ET-39 chromosome 8c, Coffea Arabica ET-39 HiFi, whole genome shotgun sequence genome:
TTCGAGCGAATGGAGGATATATTCGCCGCGTTGCATTACTCTGAAGAGAGGCAAGTTACCTTcgccgttttccagctggaaggtgcggcccgttcctggtggaacgtagtaagggccaagtgggaaagggaGCAAACCCCACGTACTTGGTTAAACTTCACTAggaaatttaatgagaaatttcttccaccCTTAATTcaggagaaaagggaggacgagttcattaaACTGCGCCAAGGCACTTCAAGTGTGGCAGAGTATGAGACGCAGTTCACCCGACTTTCCAAGTTTGCTCCAAAATTGGTAGTAAGTGAACAAAAGCGCATAAGGCGGTTTATACAAGGTTTGAATGTAGAAATCCAAAAGGATTTAGTTGCCGCTCGAATTGACACCTTTAAAGATGCGCTTGAAAAGGCTCAACGTGTGGAGCAGACCCGATCTCAAGTTCGGACCTTTCAGGCTAAGAGGCGTAGTGCATCTAGTAGTACTCTTGGCCGAAGTGATCAGAATGTGCCACCTCCGAAGTTTGGAAGGGGTGCGAGTGGAGCCCGAACTGCGGGGACACCAAGAGGTGGAGCTTCATCTAGAGGAGCTCAAAGTGGAAGGGGACAGGGACAACAGAGAACTATCTCCTAAGGAGTTCCCGCACCCACCACACGTGTAAgctgtggatattgtggtaaGCCAAATCATACcgaagataattgctggaaaAAGATGAAGAAGTGCCTTGTTTGTGGAAGTTCTGAACACCAGATTGCCACTTGCCCTGTTAAGAATCGTGACGGGAACGGGGGTACCCAGTCGGAAAAGTCAAACCCTAATCAACCTACCGCCAGTGCAAGTCGACCTAAAACCTCTGCTAGGGTTTTTGCTTTGGACCACCGGCGAGTTCCAGATTCCTCGGAagtagtggaaggtacgatccctgtattccacCGCTTAGCTAAGCTTTTGATTGACCCTGGGGCAACCCATTCTTTTGTGAAACTTGCCTTTATGTGTGGTATTGCTGTGAACCCTGTTAAGTTGCCATATGATTTAGAAGTTAAAACACCTACTGGAGATcaaagcctaattaccaatatAGCCTATAAAAATTGCGAGATTTGGGTAGGAGAACGGAAGTTAGTGGGTGACTTGATAAGTTTAGAccttaaggggtacgatgtaaTTATAAGCATGGATTTGTTGGCCCGTTATAACGCTCAATTGAACTGTAAAACAAAGGTGGTAGAACTCTCGATACCCGGAGAGGTAACTTTAAGGTTGGACGTGAGAGGTaggttagcctcgtctgcacttgtTTCGGGAATCCGAGCCAGAAAGTTGTTGAGTAAGGGGGCGCAAGGCTACTTAGCCTTCTTAATTAATATTCCTGGAGATAAAGTGAAACTGGAGGATGTTTTAGTAGTGAATGAATTTCCTGATGTCTTTCCCGATGAGTTGAAATCAATGCCACCAGAAAGGGAAATAGAATTTAAGATCGATTTAGTACCTGGAACTACTCTCATTGCAAAAACgccataccgaatggcccccGCCGAACTTAAGGAGTTGAAACTGCAATTGCAAGATCTGTTAGAGCGAGGGTTTGTTCGAGAAAGTGAGTCACCGTGGGGAGCGCCggtattatttgttaagaaaaaggatggtaGTTTAAGACTGTGCATTGACTATCGtggcttaaatgatgttacggtgAAAAATAAATATCCCTTGCcacacattgatgaattgtttgaccaactaCAAGGAGTAGTAGTTTTATCTAAGTTGGACTTGAGGCAAGGCTACTACCAGTTACGAATTAGGCAAGAGGATATATCGAAAACTGCCTTTAATTCCAGATATGGTCATTTTGAGTTCGCTGTAATGCCCTTTGGTTTAACAAATGCCCCTGCtgcatttatggatttaatgcatcgagtctttaaaccctacttggatcaatttgttgTAGTATTTatcgatgatattttggtgtattccaAGACTCGAGAGGATCACGAACGGCATTTGAAGATAGTTTTACAGACTTTAAGCGAACATCAGTTATTtgccaagtttagcaaatgcgagttttggttggagcaACTTTCTTTTCTAGGGCATATAATATCTAAAGATGGAATTTCTGTGGATCCAGTGAAAGTGGAGGCTGTAGCTGAGTGGAAACACCCGAAAACCCCGACTGAGGTCCGTAGTTTTCTAGGTTTAGCCGGGTATAACCGTCGATTTATCAAAGATTTCTTCAAGTtagccggtcctttaaccgactTAACTAAGAAGCATGGTCAGTTTGTTTGGAATTCTAAGTGTGAATCTAGTTTTCGAGAGTTGAAGAAACGGTTAAGGTCGACACCTGTTTTAGCTTTACCAAATGGGAGAGATAATTTTACTGTATATACGGATGCCTCAAGGGAAGGTTTGGGAGGTGTTCTAATGCAAAATGGGAGTGTAATTGcctatgcctctaggaagttacgAGCGAAATTACCCCACTCATGACTTAGAATTGGCCGCTGTAGTTTTTGCATTAAAGAAGTGGAGTCATTACTTATATGGAGTGACTTTTGAGGTGTATACCGACCATAAGAGTTTGAAATACCTATTCTCTCAAAAGGAGTTAAACTTGAGACAGCGTCGATGGGTGGAATTTTTTGAGGATTATGACTGTACAATTAACTATCACCAAGGCAAGGCCAATGTTGTAGCGGACGCTTTAAGCCGACAAGTGCAAATAGCTGGATTGATGGCTAAGGAATGGAATTTGTTGGAGGAAGTGAGTGAATGGAACCCGCGATTAGACCGACAGAGGGTAATTTTCTGCAATATTACAGTAAGAGCTGATTTGTTGGACCGCATTAAAGAGGCTCAAAGGAATGACCGGATGGTGCAAAAGTGGACAGGAGAAGTGCAGAAAAGGGAGTTACAAGACTTTAACATGAGTTCCGAAGGTATCTTGAAATTTCGAGATCGAATAGTGGTACCACAAGATGAAGTGATAAAAAAGAATAGTTTGGAAGAGGcacatcggtccaagtatacagtACATCCTGGAagtaataaaatgtaccaagatttgaaaaggctgtattggtgggataagatgaagaaggaaattgctcagtTTGTCCAAAAACGTTTGgtgtgccaacaagtgaaagttGAGCATCAAAAGCCCTCAGGTTTTCTGCAACCTTTGGAGAttcctgagtggaaatgggaacatattactatggattttgtatcagggttacCCCGTACCCAGAAAGGTCACGACGCCGTTTGGGTAATAGTAGACAGGTTGACCAAATCTGCTCATTTCTTACCtgtaaatatgaaatattctaTGGAGAAATTGGCCCAACTTTACATGGATGAGATTGTGAGGTTACATGGGATCCCTGTAAGCATTGTGTCTGATAGAGACCCACGATTTGTGTCTCGTTTTTGGCAACAATTACAAGGAACCTTAGGGACCAAGTTGAATTTTAGTATTACCTATCATccccaaactgatggacaatcggagAGGACCATTCAGACACTTGAAGACATGTTGAGGACCTGTATTCTAGATTTTGGTGGAAGTTGGGGACAATACATGGCTCTGGTTGAATTTGCATACAATAATAGTTACCATTCTTCAATACAAATGGCACCATATGAAGCTCTCTATGGAAGAAAGTGCCGATCACCAATattttgggatgaagtaggagagagaagagTTTTAGACCCAGTTGCAGTACCATGGATCGAGGATGCGTATGAGAAAGTGAAAGTGATACGTCAGAGGCTTCAGACAGCgcaaagtcgacaaaagagttaCGCTGATAATCGACGAAAGGACTTGGAGTTTGAGGTTGGGGACAAGGTATTCTTGAAGGTTATGCCACTTCGAAGTCTCACggtaggaaaaggaaagaagcttcatcCAAGATATGTAGGACCGTTCAAAATCCTTCAACGAGTTGGAAACGTGGCATATCGATTGGAGTTACCAACAAGTCTATCCAGGGTTCATGATGTATTTCACGTGTCCATGTTGAAAAAATATCATCCAAATCCCACTCATATACTGAAACCAGAGGAAATTGACATTGATGAATCTTTAACCTACGAGGAAAGGCCAGTGCAAATCTTAGATCGAAAAGTGAACGAATTGAGGACTAAGTAGATACCCTTGGTAAAGGTTTTTGTGGAGAAACCATGAGatagaggaagctacttgggaagtgGGAGAGGACATTCGCGCCAAATACCCTAAGCTATTCAGTGATCAAGgtgagaatttcgagaacgaaattctttaagggggagagagtgtgagaaccttcattttttttaaagcacAATTTCCCCAAATTAATTGCCTTATTCTAGGATTTAAATCATATATTATATGCCCTTACATTAGCTTTTCTAGGTATTACAATAATTTTCATGCATTACACTTCATTCCTTTTTActtgaaataaaacatttttcttgagttgatTTTAATTAATACACCACTTGCATTTTACCAAGTGTCTTTATATTAGTAGTAGAGACCTTACATGTAGGATTATAGGTGCTAGTTAagtattggtacatttggaaaggttaagacaccattagtcaaagattaggAAAGAATTGGACAAGTAAGTGgacatgtggcaaaaccctagccaagtaTCTTGTTAGACCCAAGATTTGAAGATTATTTAAACTAGCCAaagcctttctttttctttgtgttggccgaatttcttagcctcaagagagagagtgagtgAGCTCCATAACCTTGCTTTCTTACCCTAGCAAATCAAGAACAAcaatcaaaagagaaagattTGAGTTAGTAAGAGAGTTCTTCCAACTCTAAGTGTTTTCTTCAAGCTTGAAGACTTACTTTGGTGGATTgattttggtggttcaagctcaCCACAAGAGAGGTATATGTTCTTTAAATCTTGGCTTTTGATGATAGATCATGCACTTGAAGTGTTAATACCAAAGATACAAGTTGTTTGGTTGAGGTGTGAGGCTAGTttcttgaattaaacaagtagtagcTAGGTTCTTAGTATgcacaccaagtgtttgatgaaatgtttgaatCTTATTCATGTTTGTTGATGAGGTATTATTatgttttaaacctcttttgagcTAGATCTATCACTTGATATGATGATTTGGGTGAAAAACATGTAAGGATGAAGGTTGAACAAGTGTTGAAAAGAGTGGGCTGGTTGTGTTTTGTCTTGGCTGACCGGTTCTTGTATGAGGGGTTTTCCCTcaattttgttgttaaaattATGCCCTAATCAAGTCTAATAAACTAGGTTAACTATTGGTTAAGCCATAAGTAAGTTGGAATGGAAttgaagcaagtaaagtggtgTTTTTGAACCATTAGTAGACtgtttttggattcttgtagtTATGAGATCATTGTGGCTGCCTTAAATCATGTTGTATGTTATGTTGTGAATTCCCTTGATTCTAGGTGACTTGAATCCTTGTATATGATTACTTGAGGAGTGAATTGGGTGAATTTGGTTCAAAATTAATGAAGTTAGCCCTAGAACTAGAGTAGTATGGTATAAGGGTAATGCTGATCCAGGGTTGGAAAAACAGCCACCTTGTCTGAGTTACTGTTGTTGATAGGAGATGAACCACGGTGTGAACTTGGTACTGTTCGAAAGcccttcgagtctagtttccaactccactgacggcacctaattttgacttttctataGTGAATTATGACCATTTTCCTAAGACTGCCAGGGCAAGACTGTACACCCGAGAAGAAACTCTTAAAGCCCGATtggaacttttcttttgccaaactttcatgcatctactaaacttgttttctcatgaacttttaccatGGTTTGGACCTTGTTTGCATGATGGATTAAGTAGCTTAGACTACTCACTTGGCCTCTTAATGAGCCTAACCTAGTGGGGCATGAATCTAATTGTTAACGATTTTACTCGTTGCCTAGGTTTGGGAAACGAAGGTGGTCATAACTAAGACATTTGACATCGATCGttacttttgcttgacaggtgagtgttccactacccgTTACTTGTTATGTGGAatattgtgtacttgaaattaTTGAATTGATGTTGCttgagccaaacactgttttaataaaattgaggcgagtgtgtactttatcatactcgaccTTCCTTGTTTGTTTACTGAGGCTctatttattgaatgaattacCATGGGATGAAATACTGCTATATGTGACTGTGCTTAAGTTGCGTGGAGGATATTCCACCgactactgttactgtttgggtacccaacctcacaGGTGAGTCGGccgtatcgagccagcaagggtttggtcgagaaaaccgataaaccttgaggactgtttactatTCACTGaaaccggtatactcgagtattacctaactactgtttatggaatgcgggcccggtggggggttgattggtggacggaggcaggtgaaagtggtgttctacggacttgaTATGCTGTGTATACAAGttgatgtgagacggatctagacgaacaccaagttgggatgattggcggaactttgacccttctagaatcacaagccacgaactaagaagattccttaacccacgactagcaaatttagtgaaccaaaagtatagatagaagaacgccacaatcaaggagactacttgattgataagttcgatgaacaacttgagattaattctcaagtattcaaaggaaattctcttgagacaagagagagtgaataaactcacatatattttataaaatctgaaactgtcctttaatgaatgaaaacctaggctatatatagccttacaggactcaaaccctagaatgtccaatggacgaccttgcccttcattaagggtgaaaatgtctaacaactaattgactaaaattaagactctaaattcggccaaagtgaagtgaaaattgcccgaaattattaatgctaacaaacaactaataatggaaactaaaaccctaattagcaaGCTAGTACTTGGTTcactagtcttcacttggttcttccatttgaaggaaagagtatagagtagtttctccattatgtaatccttcaatggtcctcaagtcatcaccaactcgttcttgaatcgtgcacacaagagcttgaagtgattcttgaaTTCTCCTAGCACGCGTTCTTGTAATTGGACCACTGGGTATTTGCATAACTTGAGCACTAGAAGTTTGAGCAGCCTTGAGCCCCTCCTcattagtcccctcctcttgaaggcgatttgtcctcaaatcaagcTCATCGTCTACATGAAAAGGACTCAAGTCAGAGACATTAAAAGTAGCATGTACCCCATACTCACCTGGAAGTTCaagtttgtaggcattgtcatttATACGCTCCAGGACTTGGAATGGACCATCTCCCCGTGGAAGTAGCTTACTACGCCTTTTGACTGGGAACCTCTCTTTGTGCATGTGTATCCATACCCAATCGCCAGGCTCAAAGACCATCTTGCGGCGCCCCATCTTGGCACTTTGGATGTATTGAAGTGTACACTTCTCGATGTTGGCTCGCACCTTAGTGTGTAGCTCACGTATATATGCAGCTTTGTTCTTACCATCCAAGTTAACTCTCTCATGAACAGGTAAAGGAGTTAAATCCAAAGGTGTGAGAGGGTTAAAACCATACACAATTTCAAACGGCAAATAATGTGTAGCAGAATGAACAgtgcgattgtatgcaaattccacatgtggtaagcaatcttcccaagatttaatgttctttttaataATTGCGCGCAGTAAGGTAGATAAAGTCCTATTAACCACCTCAGTttgaccatcagtttgtgggtagctagaagtagaaaatagcaatttagtacctagtttacaccacaaagttttccaaaaatagctaagGAATTTGGCATCCCTGTCAGAAACAATAGTGCGTGGCATGCCATGTAATCTAACTATCTCACGAAAGAATAAATCTGCAACATGCTTAGCATCAtctgttttaagacaaggaataaaatgggTCATTTTGGAGAAGCGGTCAACTACCACATAGATTGAATCATGTCCTTTTCTAGTCCTATGTAgtccaagcacaaaatccattgACAGATCAACCCATGGTTCATGTGGAATTGGCAAAGGTGTATAGAGACCATAAGGGTGTACCTTTGATTTGGCTTGGTGACAAGTCACACACCTTTCAATGTGCCGTTCTACGTCACTCCTCATGCGTGGCCAGAAGAAATGCTCTTGGAGAATCATTAAGGTCTTGGCaatgccaaagtgtcccattagtccTCCTCCATGAGCTTCGGTCACTAGGAGGGTGCGCATGGAGCTCTTGGGAATGCATAGCTTGTCCTTGTAGTATAAGAACCCCTGAGAGATGAAATAGTGCTCACGAGAGTGTCGTGGCAAGGAGACaaaaatctcaccaaaatcTGAGTCAGTTGCATAAAGATCTTTAAGGAATTCAAAaccaagcaacttagcatctaaagtagtgataagtgcataccTTCGTGAgagtgcatcagccactacattcgtctTACCTGTCTTGTATTTGATCACAAAGGTAAAACTGTCAATGAAGGTAATCCATCGTGCATGTCGCTTGCTCAACTTGTCTTGGGACTTGATATGCTTGAGCGACTCATGATCTGTGTGCAAGACAAACTCACGAGGGCGAAGGTAATGTTGCCATGTTTGTAGAGCTCGCACTAAGGCCATTAGTTCCTTATCATAGGTTGAGTAGTTTAGAGTAGCTCCATTCAACTTCTCGCTAAAGTAGGCAACTGGGCGACCCTCTTGGAGTaaaacagctccaatacctataccagaagcatcacactctacttcaaaagctttgtcaaaattaggtaaactaagaacaggtgcatgtgtgagcttgtgtttaagtaattggaaagacttagcttGCTCCTCTCCCCAATGAAATTGCACATCTTTCTTGACAATTGACGTAAGTGGggcagcaatggtgctaaaatccttgACAAACCGCCTATAGAAGCTGGCCAGGCCATGGAAACTTCTCACCTCACTTACATTGGTAGGGGTTGGCCATTCGCTAATAGCCTTCACCTTTTCTTGATCAACATGGATTCCCTGCTCACTTACAACATAGCCTAGGAAAACCAATTGATTTGTGCAAAAGgtacacttcttaaggttagcgtagAGGCTTGCCTTGCGAAGTGCATCGAGGACCATTTGTAAATGCACAACATGCTCATCTAGAGTCTTACTATagatcaaaatgtcatcaaagtaaacgacCAGAAATTTACCAATGAAGGAGCGTAAAACATGATTCATGAGCCTCATAAAAGTACTTGGTGCATTGGTtagcccaaaaggcatgaccaaccactcaaaaagtccatgttttgttttaaatgcaGTTATCCATTCATCTCCTTCTTTCATGCGAATTTGatggtaaccacttttcaaatcaatcttagtaaaaatgataGCACCGTGTAATTCATCAAACATGTCATCCAAACGAGGTATGGGATGGCGGTACTTTACCGTGATGGCATTAATTGCCCTACAATCAGTGCACATTCTCcatcctccatctttctttggaaCAAGTAGAACTGGTACAGCACAAGGGCTTAGACTCTCTTGAATCCAACCCTTACCAAGCAACTCCTCCACTTGTCGTTGCTGCTCCTTGGTTTCCTCAGGATTGGTCCTATATGGTGCCTTGTTTGGAAGGGAAGAGccaggaatgaaatcaatttgatgttcaatccCCCTTAATGGAGGCAAACCATTAGGTATATCCTCAGGAAAGACGTCTTGATACTCCTGTAAGAGGTTAGTAATAACACTAGGCAAAGAAGCATCAAGAGCATTAGTGAGTAAGGATTCCTtgccaaataaaataaataaaacctgatTAGAATGCAAAGCCTTTCTCACGTCTTTCACCTTGGCAAGCATGCTGGGTTTTCTCTCCTGTGCGGGCTCGAAGACCGAATGAGAGTGATCCAACTTGCTTGAAGAAGGGTCGGCCAACACTAATTTCTTAGCTTTGGCGTTGTCCTTCTTGGTGGTAGCATGCAAGTCATACTCTTTTTGTAGACTAACTTGATCCTCATGTACTTGTTGAGGTGTAAGAGGTGCAAGTGtaatctttttacaattatgcataaaagagtatttgttcaagaaaccatcaaaagtgactcttttgtcaaattgccaaggacgCCCTAAGAGTATATGTGCAGCTTGCATGGGTACTACATCACACATAACATCATCTTCATACCTACCAATGCGAAAAGTAACCAAAACTTGTTTAAGAACACGTACCTCGCCACTTTTGTTTAACCACTGAAGCTTGTAGGGACGGGGGTGCTCACTAGTTGGCAAGtttagtttctccaccatcaatgcACTAGCAACATTAGTGCAACTTCCGGGGTCAATTACCAAATTGCATACCTTGTTGGTCACATGGCACCTCGTGTAAAAGATGTTGTCACGTTGAAACTCATCTTTACTAGCTTGAGTAGCTAGTGCCCTTCTTGCTACCAATCCAACTTTGTCTTGAGTTGGAACCTCCTCTatctcatcttcctcttcaaccaaGGGAGGCATGTCTTTGTAATCCTCCTCTTCATCATCAGTGACAATGTCTCCATTTGGTAGGACAAGCATGGTCCTTGGGTTTGGACATTGGCTGGCAATATGCCCAACTCCTTGACACTTCCAACATTTGGTGTCACGATTCCTAGGTTTTGAAGTTTCAATTGTTGGTTTTGAAACAACCTTGGAGTCGGTTTTGGTAAAAGGTGGCCGTGAGCTTGATCCTTGATCTTTCGTCGGCTTTGGAGTGGTCCAAGTATTCGAACCTCTCTCTTCCCTTCTAGGCTGGAATGGTCGAGTAAATGTTTGTGGATGAGGGTTATAATTTCTGgttgtacccctcctcttgagcctttgctcaatCTTGATAGCCTTCTCTACCATATCCTCTATCTCCACATAGTATTGAAGCTCAAGTTGATCGGCTATTTCAACCCTTAAACCACTGAGAAATCTTGCCATTGTAGCCTCTCGATCTTCTTGAATATCAGCTCTCAACATGGAGATTTCCATgtccttgtagtagtcctcaaCTGAGCGTTGACCTTGTGTCAAGGTTTGAAGTTTTTGGTACAAGTCTCTATGGTAGTGACTTGGTACAAATCGCTTCTTCATAAGTCTCTTGAGCTCAGTCCAAGTGGTTATAGGTGGTTCACCACACCTCCTGCTTGTAACCACTTGTTCCCACCAAACTATGGCATAGTCGGTGAATTCTACTACGGCAAG
Coding sequences within it:
- the LOC140013421 gene encoding uncharacterized protein — encoded protein: MKKCLVCGSSEHQIATCPVKNRDGNGGTQSEKSNPNQPTASASRPKTSARVFALDHRRVPDSSEVVEGTIPVFHRLAKLLIDPGATHSFVKLAFMCGIAVNPVKLPYDLEVKTPTGDQSLITNIAYKNCEIWVGERKLVGDLISLDLKGYDVIISMDLLARYNAQLNCKTKVVELSIPGEVTLRLDVRGRLASSALVSGIRARKLLSKGAQGYLAFLINIPGDKVKLEDVLVVNEFPDVFPDELKSMPPEREIEFKIDLVPGTTLIAKTPYRMAPAELKELKLQLQDLLERGFVRESESPWGAPVLFVKKKDGSLRLCIDYRGLNDVTVKNKYPLPHIDELFDQLQGVVVLSKLDLRQGYYQLRIRQEDISKTAFNSRYGHFEFAELNLRQRRWVEFFEDYDCTINYHQGKANVVADALSRQVQIAGLMAKEWNLLEEVSEWNPRLDRQRVIFCNITVRADLLDRIKEAQRNDRMVQKWTGEVQKRELQDFNMSSEGLPRTQKGHDAVWVIVDRLTKSAHFLPVNMKYSMEKLAQLYMDEIVRLHGIPVSIVSDRDPRFVSRFWQQLQGTLGTKLNFSITYHPQTDGQSERTIQTLEDMLRTCILDFGGSWGQYMALVEFAYNNSYHSSIQMAPYEALYGRKCRSPIFWDEVGERRVLDPVAVPWIEDAYEKVKVIRQRLQTAQSRQKSYADNRRKDLEFEVGDKVFLKVMPLRSLTVGKGKKLHPRYVGPFKILQRVGNVAYRLELPTSLSRVHDVFHVSMLKKYHPNPTHILKPEEIDIDESLTYEERPVQILDRKVNELRTK
- the LOC113705838 gene encoding uncharacterized protein → MDAMWKEMQRRFDQRLETIHEQIDQLSSSRVSSRKSRGKSTLEESSDSNADSEHEAYEQRRPKRNTRAIGDAIKGIKMKIPPFQGKSDPDTYLEWESRVELVFDCNDYTDAQKLRLAVVEFTDYAIVWWEQVVTSRRCGEPPITTWTELKRLMKKRFVPSHYHRDLYQKLQTLTQGQRSVEDYYKDMEISMLRADIQEDREATMARFLSGLRVEIADQLELQYYVEIEDMVEKAIKIEQRLKRRGTTRNYNPHPQTFTRPFQPRREERGSNTWTTPKPTKDQGSSSRPPFTKTDSKVVSKPTIETSKPRNRDTKCWKCQGVGHIASQCPNPRTMLVLPNGDIVTDDEEEDYKDMPPLVEEEDEIEEVPTQDKVGLVARRALATQASKDEFQRDNIFYTRCHVTNKVCNLVIDPGSCTNVASALMVEKLNLPTSEHPRPYKLQWLNKSGEITLAPLTPQQVHEDQVSLQKEYDLHATTKKDNAKAKKLVLADPSSSKLDHSHSVFEPAQERKPSMLAKVKDVRKALHSNQEYQDVFPEDIPNGLPPLRGIEHQIDFIPGSSLPNKAPYRTNPEETKEQQRQVEELLGKGWIQESLSPCAVPVLLVPKKDGGWRMCTDCRAINAITVKYRHPIPRLDDMFDELHGIGAVLLQEGRPVAYFSEKLNGATLNYSTYDKELMALVRALQTWQHYLRPREFVLHTDHESLKHIKSQDKLSKRHARWITFIDSFTFVIKYKTGKTNVVADALSRRYALITTLDAKLLGFEFLKDLYATDSDFGEIFVSLPRHSREHYFISQGFLYYKDKLCIPKSSMRTLLVTEAHGGGLMGHFGIAKTLMILQEHFFWPRMRSDVERHIERR